The proteins below come from a single Vicugna pacos chromosome 13, VicPac4, whole genome shotgun sequence genomic window:
- the GPR157 gene encoding G-protein coupled receptor 157: protein MPPPAPPTVLVPSERAVVLLSCALSALGSGLLVATHALWPDLRSRARLLLLFLSLADLLSAASYFYGVLQDFEGSSWDCVLQGAVSTFASTSSFFWTVAIALYLYLSIVRSMCGPEARRLLWVFHIVSWGVPLVITVVAVALKKIGYDASDVSVGWCWIDLEAEDRVLWMLLTGKLWELLAYVTLPMLYLLIRKHISRAHAALSEYRPIISQAQQLQRQTSVADKKLVLIPLIFIFLRVWSTVRFILTLYGSPVVQSPVLVVLHGIGNTFQGGANCITFALCTRPVRTRLLSLCCCCPSQPPAQSPPKAAAPSQTGQAQRPTRTPGELLCT from the exons ATGCCTCCTCCCGCGCCGCCCACCGTGCTGGTGCCGTCGGAGCGCGCCGTGGTGCTGCTGTCCTGCGCGCTCTCCGCGCTCGGCTCGGGCCTGCTGGTGGCCACGCACGCCCTGTGGCCGGACCTGCGCAGCCGGGCGCGGCTCCTGCTGCTTTTTCTGTCGCTGGCCGACCTGCTCTCGGCTGCCTCCTACTTCTACGGGGTTCTGCAGGACTTCGAGGGCTCCTCGTGGGACTGCGTGCTGCAGGGCGCGGTCTCCACCTTCGCCAGCACCAGCTCCTTCTTCTGGACAGTGGCCATCGCCCTCTACCTGTACCTCAGCATCGTCCGCTCCATGTGCGGGCCCGAGGCCCGCCGCCTGCTCTGGGTTTTCCACATCGTCAG CTGGGGGGTCCCGCTGGTCATCACCGTAGTAGCCGTGGCTCTAAAGAAGATCGGCTACGACGCCTCAGACGTGTCCGTGGGCTGGTGCTGGATCGACCTGGAGGCAGAGGACCGCGTGCTGTGGATGCTGCTGACCGGCAAGCTGTGGGAGCTGCTGGCCTACGTCACGCTGCCCATGCTCTACCTGCTCATCCGGAAGCACATCAGCAGAGCG CACGCAGCGCTCTCTGAGTACCGGCCCATCATCTCCCAGGCGCAGCAGCTTCAGCGCCAAACATCCGTGGCCGATAAGAAACTGGTCCTGATCCCGCTCATCTTCATTTTCCTCCGGGTCTGGAGCACCGTGCGCTTCATCCTGACCCTCTACGGCTCCCCAGTGGTGCAGTCGCCGGTGCTGGTCGTTCTGCAC GGTATCGGGAACACGTTTCAGGGAGGTGCCAACTGCATCACATTCGCCCTCTGCACGCGCCCTGTCCGCACCCGGctcctctctctctgctgctgctgcccttcTCAGCCCCCCGCCCAGAGCCCTCCCAAGGCAGCGGCGCCCTCCCAGACAGGCCAGGCCCAGCGACCCACGCGGACCCCAGGCGAACTTCTGTGCACCTGA